TTTTTGCTTTCTCGCCGTTCTTGTACCGCTCGAACATATCTTTGACAATAGGTGCTTCAATCGGGTTTATAGCCCAACGCTTGTCCACGACGTCATAGCCGAACAGTTTGTAGCCGCCGATGAAATAACCTTTGCTCAAACTCTCTCTAATGCCGCGACGAACTTTCTGACTTAATTCCGCCGAGTAGTATTCCGCCATACTTTCAAGTACACCCTCAATGAGAATACCGCTTGCATCTTCGGTTATATTTTCTTTCGCCGAGAGAACACGCACGCCGTTTTTCTTTAACTTGGCTTTGTAGTTCGCGCTATCGTAGCGGTTACGAGCAAAGCGATCAAGTTGGTAAACAAGAACGTAATCGAAAGTCTTTTTCTTACTGTCCTCAATCATTTGCAAGAAGTTAGGACGCTTGTCCGTTGTTCCAGTCAATGCTCGGTCTATGTATTCGTTCACAATAAGTAAGTCGTGGCGTTTGGCATAGTCGTAGCATTCCCGAAGCTGACCTTCGATTGATTGTTCCGTTTGCGTGTGCGAACTGAATCTCGCATATATAACCGCTCGTTTATTCATTGTGTTCTCCTTTGCCGAATACTCTTTCGGGGGATAAGATAGAAGTATCTCCGTGTTGCTTAACATAGTCAAGCAAGATATTCGCTAATATTGTTGCGCTTGTTTCTATCTGTTCTTGTGTAATTTCATAGTCTGTTTGCTGTGTTGTACCCGTAGCCAAATCTACGGATATAAAGTTCTTACTGAAAATAATTTAGTCCCTTGTGGACGTCGAGCTATCCGTTTATTTTTTCTCGCTTCCCATCCATAAGGAAGAAGTTACTTTTTCTCCGATACAAAGAAATCGTCGTAGCCATCCATAGTCTTGGCAAGAGAAGTATCCGTTTCGGCAGCTTCATCCATCAAAGCCTTAAAGCCTGCTTCGATGAGTTGCACTTTGGTAAACCCGTACTTCGCCAAGAACTCGTTTATTTCTTCGGCATATTTTCGCGGTACGCTTGTACCCCAAATCATATACTTCGCTTTCCTTTCTTCCTTATGCTTTTCTTCATAACGCTTGTCTTTAATAGACCTGTCTGTTGCCATTGTTCTTTCCTCCATAGGGTAAATATATATAATCGTATATATACGACTGAATATATTTTACTCTACTAATAGTTGTTTGTCAAGAGTTTATCCGCTCATAGTTGCACCTCCTTAAAATATCTCTCTACTTAACCAAGCACACTTTTCTTAAAAACGTGACGGTCTGAGTAGAAATTTCTAAAAAGAATTTTCAAAGTCCTTCTATATAACCAAGCACACTTATCTCGAAAAGTACACGGTCTAAGGCAAAACTTTTTTAATTCCCTCTATATATCCAAGGACACTTTTTTGAAAAAGTTCGGGGTCTAACGTAAAAATTTCTTCAAAATATTTTCCTCTACTTAACCAAGCACACTTATCTCGAAAATATTTATTCGTGGACGAAAATTTCTCAAAAAAGTTTTATCTCTCTATTATCCCTAGGACACTTTTTTGAAAAATATAGACGCGCGGACAAAAGTTTCTCAAAAAATCCCTTCACTTATCCTAGGACACTTTATCTTGAAAAGTTGACGGTCTGAATTCAAATTTCTTCAAATAAATTTTCCTACCCCTCTATATATCCAAGGACAGTTTTTGCATTTCACAACCGAAACGCCGAAAATTTCTTTTGTATGTCCTCATATAACCAAGAACACTTATGGTCAGTTTTGCAACCAAGAAGCGGAAAAATATTTTGGGAATCGCACCGCGATTACAAGCAGGTAAAGAGTTTTCCCAAAATCCGTTGATTTTGAAAAACTGACTTTCGGAACAATCGGGAAACCCGATTTTCCGTTGTGGACGAAAATAAAAAACAGAATCGGGTTTCCCGATTGCTGTTCGTTCAAAATATGCAAAACTTTGTTTTGGCTATTTTCTTTACCTGCTTGTAAAAAATTTACGATAGCCAATATATAAGACTGAATGCTCTGATCGTTTCTCTTGCGATTTTCGATATTTTATGATATAATTTTCGTGAAAGTCATTAACAAAGGATATAGTGTTATGAGTGAATCGAAGTACATCTCAGAAATACCAAATCTAATGAATGAATGGGATTGGGAAAAGAATGCTCAAATTAATTTAATGCCAAACTGTTTATTATCGGGAAGCAATAAAATTGCTTGGTGGAAATGTGCGTTAGGGCACGAATGGCAAGCGAGTATAAAAGAACGTACAAAAAACAAAACGGGTTGCCCTTACTGTTCTAATAGAAAAGTGCAAGTGGGATTTAATGATTTGACTACAACTAATCCGGATTTAGCAAAAGAATGGCATCCATACAAGAATGATAATATTTCTCCTAATGAAGTTACTAAGGGAAGCTCAAAAAAAGTTTGGTGGCTTTGTGCTAGCGGGCATGAGTGGGAAGCAAGTATTGTAAGTCGTGCAAGCGGGCGCGGGTGCCCTTTTTGCGTAAACAATAAAGTCCTAGTAGGTTTTAACGATTTAGCAACTACTCACCCAAATTTAATTGATGAATGGAATTATGAAAAAAATGGCTCCTTATTGCCTAATGCTGTTTTGGCAGGCTCACACCGAAAGGTTTGGTGGAAATGCCAAAAAGGACACGAGTGGGAAACATCTATTCGTCATAGGACAATTAGAGAACACGGCTGTCCATTTTGTAGTGGAAGATGTGCAATTAATGGGGAAACGGATTTAGCAACGCTTAATCCTGAATTAGCGGCAGAGTGGCATCCAACAAAAAATGGGGATCTGACCCCTAATCAAGTTACGGTTAGAAGCGGCAAAAAAGTTTGGTGGTTGTGTTCTTATGGACATGAATGGCAAGCAACCCCACATGATCGCGATACAGACAATACAAAGTGTCCTATTTGTAGTGCAAGACGACAAACTTCATTTCCTGAGCAGGCAATTCTTTATTATGTAAAAAAACTTTTCCCCTGCGCAATTAATCGGTACAAAGATATATTTCAAAATTCTATGGAACTCGATATCTTTGTTCCGGATATAAAATTAGGAATTGAGTATGACGGATTGAATTGGCATAGAACCGAGAAAGAGCACATTAAAGAAAAAAAGAAGTATGAAATATGCAAAAATCACGACATATATTTAATTCGCGTAAAGGAAAATCATAAAAATATTTGGGATGATGTGGCCGACCACATTATTTATGTAGAAAAGCGGCGCAATTATACAAAACTGAACCAACTAATAAGCACATTGCTTGATTATATCCTTCATATTCGTGGTTGTACCGACGCATTGGCTTCGTTATTTAGAGATATGACAATTGATGTGGAGAGAGATCAAGAGGAAATTCATAGTTATTTAACTGATATTGATGGTTCATTAGAAGAATTGCGCCCCGATTTGGTAGAAGAATGGGATTGGGAAAAGAATGGACGTTTATTACCCTCGATGTTCTCATTGCATTCAAATGATCGTGTTTGGTGGAAATGCAAGCAATGTGGACGCAGTTGGCGTGCTTTAATTAACACAAGAACAAGACCTAATGGCAGTGGCTGTGCTATTTGTGGAAATGCTAAAAAAGGTAAGACCTTTCACAAGGGATATATTTCAACTAATGGCTCGTTATTACAAAACAATCCTGAATTGGCGGAAGATTGGCATCCTATTCGAAATGGCAGTTTAACCCCCAACAATATTACAGCCGCAAGCCCAATAAAGGTTTGGTGGTTATGCAAAAAATGTGGACATGAATGGCAATCCTCTCCTAATAATAGAAGTAAGGGCGTAGGTTGCCCATGTTGTAGTGGGCGCGTTCCTAAAATTGGCATTAACGATTTAGCCGCAACTAATCCTACGCTTGCAAGTGAATGGCATCCCACAAAGAATGCACCTTTAACGCCTAATATGGTTTTACCAAAAAGCGGCAAAAAAGTTTGGTGGCTGTGTCCAAAATGCGGTCATGAGTGGCAATCTGCCCCACACAGTAGAAGTGCAGGACACGGTTGTCCGTGTTGTAGCGGTCGTGTCGCAAAAGTAGGAGTTAATGATTTAAGTACGGTAAATCCAATTCTTGCAGGTGAATGGCATCCCACAAAGAATGCGACATTAACACCAAATATGATTTTACCGAATTGCAGTAAAAAAGTTTGGTGGCTGTGTCCAAAATGCGGTCATGAGTGGCAAGCAACTGTAAGTAGTAGATTTAATGGGCGCGGTTGCCCTAATTGCCATAGAATTAAAATATCACACGCAAATAGAAATCAATAATATTCGTTATGGGGTTAATTGAAAAATGTTTACATTTAACTATGATTTACAAGTTTTAACTGACTTACGGGGAGCAATGAATGAGAACACATTTCTTGCTATAAATAAGACAAATAAACATAAAGAAAAATTTTATTATCAATCGTGGGGACGGATGTGTGCCGCTATGGATCGGATTGACGATACCGTAGGCTACATAAACACCTTGGAACTTGGGAAAAACAACAGTGAGGTTGCATTTGATTTCTACGATTTTATTAACAATATTTATGTAGTAATTGAAAATATTAAGGCTATGGCTAATATTTTCGAAGTGGACACTTCTCCCGTGGAAAGGTTATCTTCGTCATTTAATCTTCAATACTCGGATGATGAATGGTTTAGTTATGTTCGGTCTTTATGTTCCGTTCATCCAACTGAAACAACATTTAGCCATCATAAAAAAATAATGCTCAATGAAAAAATGGGTTGCTGCACAAGTGTAGATTGGGATATGAGTCATCGTTTAGCTAGTGGTGATTTAGTAGCTATAATTTATAATTTCCCCGAAGATACATCAAATGGCGCCAATGTCCCCGAATACACATATAAATATATCCCTCTCAATGTCGTAGAATTTCAACATTATCTACAGCGATGGTTAGATTTTATACCGGAGATTATTGTAGGGATTCGTAAATACAATAATACGAAATATGAAGAATTCAGGCAAATTCCAATAAAAAAACTAAGTGATTGCAAAAACGACTTAGAGCGAATAGCTATACTGCGAAATGAGTATAATCGTCGTTATGGTGATGATATAGATGAAGTTTTCGATTTTTATGCGACCGTCTTTGCCTATCGATTATCAAACCCAGCCAATAATGCTAATTTTGAAAAGTATAAAGAAGCGATAAGATTAAGTTTAACATTCCTATACAATGCGTTGCAAAATATGTCTTTTGATGGATATGAAAACAGCGGGCTTAAAAATGATAATAGTAGCTTTTTGTTTTATGAACTATATTATGCTGATACATACGAGTTAAATACGCTAAAAAAATATGGGTACAATTTAAGTAAAATATATTCGTTATATACAACTAACTACTTTGAAAAAGATCGTATTCGTCGACTATTAGACGAAATGAAAGAAGCTGTTAATAAATACGTTGCCTTCACCAATACTGAATTGGAAGACGAAACAGTAATTTTAATCCAAATGGCAATATACTTTGATGCATTAGAAAGTTATTGTATTCTAAATAAGAATATCCCAAATGAATTGAAATATAGATTAAGATTGCTTTCTAATGATGAAGTGGATGATCTTTCAAAAGAGAGAAAAGATGAACCAAGTAGCCTAATTGATGCATTACCAAAAGAATTAAGAGATTTATTTGAGTAGTTTTAGCTTAGCGTGTAAATAAAGTCTAATACAAATTACAATGTTAGCATAATTCCAAACCGCGCATTATACATAAAAAGTTCAAATTCGGGTGATGACGTGCCGCCAATCGTCATCGTATTTGCTCCCGTCAATAATCTCAATAGACTTTATTGACGGGGATGCGATGATAACAGTCCGAATGGGCAAAAAGTCGCCAGCGTATTTAACGCAAAAGCGTGACGAACACGGAAACTATACCAAATAACATAAAAGGCACTTTGTGAGAAATCTCGGAGTGTCTTTATTTTTTGCTTGAATAAACGAAAATAATATGCTATAATAACTCTACGATAAACAGTAATTTTACGGAGGATTATATGAGCAAATTTTCTGAAAAGGGCTATTATGTCAAGGAAAATGCCCCAATCTACCTAACGGAAGACATGGACAAAACCGTTAAGTGGTTTGAAGAAGTGATGGGTTGGTACAGCAATGTGGTTGAAAGAGATGAGGCCGGCAACGGCTGCTATGGAGTAGTCTTTGACATACTTCCGGAAATTGAAATTACTCATTTAGCGCCTTTTACAGGCTTTCAGTTGTTCAGGGATAAACCCGAACCACGCGCAATCTCATTTATGCAAGTGCAAGACATCGACAAAATGTATGCTTATATCAAATCAAAAGGATGGGATAAAATTACAAAGGTAGTAACTCAACCGTGGGGTGGCAAGACTTGTAGTATTACAACAATAGATGGATATATCATAAACGTATTTCAGTAAATTTCAATTTATCGCACAATAATAAATCAATAAAGGCAGTCATATACGGGCTGTCTTTTTGTATATATAGGCTTTATGTGCGCTGTCATTGTGAAGCGGCAAAAAGATTTACGGAGTAGTAAAGATTAGTGCTTCTTTGTTTTTTATTGCCATTCTCGGCAATAAAAAACAGGTTGCTGGAAAAAGCAATGCCAATCGTATTTCAGGAAGTAAGGCATTTTATTGAAAATACAACTGCTAATACTTTATTTATATCGAAAAGTATGCTATAATAAATTTTATATTTGGAGTATTATGTATGTTGTAAAAGGGTTTTACAATATATAACATCTCTCCCGAAGAAAAATTAATGGAGTAAAAATGACGAACATTTCGGAAGAATTGACGGCACAAATCGCACAAAAATTCTTTTTTGAAAAAAACATCTATACAAATGTTTTTTTCAGCAATAGTGATGGAGAAAATGAGTTGTGCGATATACTAATAGAATTTATAGATTTTTATATTTGCATCCAAGTTAAGGGAAAAAATCAAAGCGGTAAAAGCGAAGATCTACAGTGGTTCAAAAAGACGGTATTAAAAAAGGCTATTCGGCAAGCGAAGGAATCAGAACATACTATTAAAAACGATACCATTGACTTTTACACATATTCAGATAATAGGCAAAAGAATCATATAAATATTGATCATAATAAATCCACTATTCAATTAGTGGTATTTTGTAACAGTAAAATTACAACTTATGATAGATGCCATTTTTCAAAATCACTTAATAAGATAATTAATATTTTTTCTTATGAAGATTTTGGTATAATGCTTGAAACTATAAGTATTCCATACGATATAGTGGGGTACGCTTTGCAACGTAGCGAATATATGCCTTTGGATGGTGGAAGAAGGTTTATTTTTGAAGATTTAACCGATGACTTAACTCTCTTTTCTATACCTCAAACAGAAAAAGATTATGCGGAAATGTATTTAATTAAAAACTATTACCATCAAGATATAAAACCAGAGTATATTCAATTTTATAATGAATTCCTTTCAATGATATACAAAGATTATTCTACACAAATTCCCGAATTATTTGATATGCTATTTAGTGCTGATGCTAATTTAGCAAATCGAATAATATCTTTTTATTGTCGAACACTCGAACAAATAAAGGATAAAACATGGGGAATACCACTATTTGCTCATAATAAAAAAGATAATGGAATTTTGTTTATCCGAAAAGCCTATTTAAGTAATACTAATGAATTAAATAACTATATAAATAATTTCGGTACTTATTTCGCTTATAAAAATAAAGTTAGTAATATATATTTAGTTATATTTGTGGGTGGCGAAAAGGACACTTTTACAATGAATGCTGGATTAAGTAAATATGATTTATCTTTGTTTGATACTGCAATGGAGAAGAAGATACAAGAATTAGATGAGCTTTTACGAGAATAATGCTCCAACTCTCCAACTGATATATTGAAGATAAAAACGATATTTCTTATTTCGCTGTGTTTACGTTATATGACACAATAGTCATACTGATAAAGACAATATTCCATATAAAAAATGATAAACCGATTTGTACTTGAATCATAAATTTGCGGCTTTCTTTTGCTACAAATTTTATATTCTCTACAAAGCTGTCCTTTTGTTTATTGCTGTAATACACTAAATAGTAGTTAACATTGTTAAATACCGTTGTTTAGCATCAACGAAATGGAGCAAATTTGACAACCGTTGCCCCGCCAAGAGCACCCAATTTGAACCCAAGAGGAACAAATTGAGTGCTTTTTCTATTTTCGTGATATTCACGGAGTTCGTTTAAGTCGCATTCATCTAACTTAACCTTCGTCGGCGTATTCGGAGAAGTATTGTAGAAGATATAAACGCAATCGTCGAATAACACCACGCGATATATGAACGAGTTGGAAACTCGTTCTTTTCTTCGCCGTTTTCGTATTTCTTACAAGCAAAGTAATTAAAAAAGGATTTTACTTTTCATATTCAAGTGGTTGTATCTGGCGTGTTTTTTCTACTGCGACCTTTTTTCCATTTCAGTCGTTTTTCTGTTCCGATCCAAGTAATAATTTTGGTGGAATTCGTAACTATACATATGTAATTTTTTCTCGTTTGTCTGTAATTTAGTTGACAAACTTGTTTTATAGTGTTATACTTGTGCAAATATATAACTTGTATGACAAGGGCGTCGAAAGATTTTTTCGGGCGCCCTTTTGTTAATTTAGTATATATTTAGGAAGGAGATATATAATGAAAAAGAAGTTTTTATCCGTTTTGGCGGTGGCGGCTGTGTCCGCCGTAGCGCTTGTCGGGTGCGGCGGTGACGACCACACGCACGACTACAAGTGGAAGTTCGAAGGCGACAAGCACTGGCAGGAGTGCGAGTGCGGTGAGAAGACCGGCGAAGCCGCGCACGTAGACGAAAAAGTGAACGCTACGGGCGAAGCGGGCAAAGACGAGCTTTGCGACGTTTGCGGTGCCAATCTTCACGCGCACGTTTATCAGTGGAATTCAACCGCATTGGTGCACTGGCAGGAATGCGAGTGCGGCGACAAAACCGCAGAAGCCGCGCACGTAGACGAAAAGAATAACGAAACGGGCGCAGAGAGCGCCGACGAAAAATGCGACGTATGCGGCCGCGGATTTTATGCCGTAACGTTTAACTTGGACGGACACGGCACTGTCGCCACGCAGTACATAGGCAAGGACGGCAAAGTTGTTCAGCCCGAAACGCCTGCCGACGACGACTCGTACAAGTTTAAGGGCTGGTACAAGGACGCCGCGCACCAAACTGCGTTCGACTTCGCTACCGATACGATCACGTCGGCTACCGAGATTTACGCATGGTTTGAAGACGATACCACTCCCGGCGCGAGCAAGAAATACGCATACAAGCTTGAGCTTGACTTAGGCAACGCGCAAAAAGCCAAAAAGGACGAAGTAGTATACTATTCATTCAAGGCTCCCGCCGACGGCAGATACACGTTATCGCTCGGCATGGGAACAAACAACGAAAACGCTACGTTTACCACGACCAAAACGGGCGAAACCGTATACGGCAAGGATTGCGATCTTGCCGAAATAACCGTCGATATCGATAAGAACGAAACGGTATATATTTTGTTCACGTTCTTAGGCGAAGAGGGCGACGACGTTTCCGTCAGCCCCATCGTTACCGAGGTTACAAACGAGCCTATGCCCGCCGATTACTTCCTTAAAGGCGAGTATTACAACGTCACCAACGAGCTTGAAATTACCAACAGAACGGACGCCGAGCATCAGACCTTGACGTTTAACGGTGCGTCGTATACGTTCCGTTATATCGGCGGCAAGTACGATAGGATTTATTTTGTGCAATCTACTGCCGAACAGGGCAACGTAACGTACTATCTCAGCTATTCAAACGGTACGTATAAATTAACCAACGACAGCAACGGTTCGTCGGCTTCTACTCTGTGGTTCGGCGAGGAGCAGGATCCCGTAGATCTCAGTGACATCGTGGGCTACTACGAACCCGTAAGCACGAGCGGCGGAAGCACGAGCGGAGAGGGCGAGGGAACTTTGACTCCCAGACCGTCCGAGTCCGATAGAGACACATCTAGTGCAAAAAGCGGAATAATCGGCATATATATTTACGACAACACGCTCACGAACGCAACGACGGTGCGATACGTAACAAGGACGGTGGACGGGTCTAGGATAACTATTGCTTACAGCGATTTGATTTCCGCTACGTACGATACCGCAAAGAATAAACTCTCTTTCGATCAATATGTTGCAAGGCCTAAGCTCAACGCAAGCGGAGAGATCGAAGCCATCGTCGTTAACGGAGTCGAATTCGTGTGCAAGGGCGAAGCGGGAGTCGTTCCGCCCGAAAATCTCGGTTTGGAAACCGCGGAGTACATCGGCACAACATACGCTATAAGAACTACGTCTTACTCGCAGTATTTTGGCGCTACGGGAGCCGACGCCATATACGTAATGGGCTATGATGATACTTCGAGTGTGTATACCGTGCACGTAGTCGCCGGAAGCACGATCGTGGAATATAAGCTCACCATTGCGGAAGATAAAAAGACGATTTCGCTTTACGAAAAGGACGGCACGACGCTTCTCGACACGCTTACTAAGTTCGAGTGGGTCTTTACCGATTTGCCTACCGTAGAAATTACCGCAGACCTTACCGCAAACGACTTCCA
Above is a genomic segment from Clostridiales bacterium containing:
- a CDS encoding zinc-ribbon domain-containing protein, which translates into the protein MSESKYISEIPNLMNEWDWEKNAQINLMPNCLLSGSNKIAWWKCALGHEWQASIKERTKNKTGCPYCSNRKVQVGFNDLTTTNPDLAKEWHPYKNDNISPNEVTKGSSKKVWWLCASGHEWEASIVSRASGRGCPFCVNNKVLVGFNDLATTHPNLIDEWNYEKNGSLLPNAVLAGSHRKVWWKCQKGHEWETSIRHRTIREHGCPFCSGRCAINGETDLATLNPELAAEWHPTKNGDLTPNQVTVRSGKKVWWLCSYGHEWQATPHDRDTDNTKCPICSARRQTSFPEQAILYYVKKLFPCAINRYKDIFQNSMELDIFVPDIKLGIEYDGLNWHRTEKEHIKEKKKYEICKNHDIYLIRVKENHKNIWDDVADHIIYVEKRRNYTKLNQLISTLLDYILHIRGCTDALASLFRDMTIDVERDQEEIHSYLTDIDGSLEELRPDLVEEWDWEKNGRLLPSMFSLHSNDRVWWKCKQCGRSWRALINTRTRPNGSGCAICGNAKKGKTFHKGYISTNGSLLQNNPELAEDWHPIRNGSLTPNNITAASPIKVWWLCKKCGHEWQSSPNNRSKGVGCPCCSGRVPKIGINDLAATNPTLASEWHPTKNAPLTPNMVLPKSGKKVWWLCPKCGHEWQSAPHSRSAGHGCPCCSGRVAKVGVNDLSTVNPILAGEWHPTKNATLTPNMILPNCSKKVWWLCPKCGHEWQATVSSRFNGRGCPNCHRIKISHANRNQ
- a CDS encoding InlB B-repeat-containing protein, which gives rise to MKKKFLSVLAVAAVSAVALVGCGGDDHTHDYKWKFEGDKHWQECECGEKTGEAAHVDEKVNATGEAGKDELCDVCGANLHAHVYQWNSTALVHWQECECGDKTAEAAHVDEKNNETGAESADEKCDVCGRGFYAVTFNLDGHGTVATQYIGKDGKVVQPETPADDDSYKFKGWYKDAAHQTAFDFATDTITSATEIYAWFEDDTTPGASKKYAYKLELDLGNAQKAKKDEVVYYSFKAPADGRYTLSLGMGTNNENATFTTTKTGETVYGKDCDLAEITVDIDKNETVYILFTFLGEEGDDVSVSPIVTEVTNEPMPADYFLKGEYYNVTNELEITNRTDAEHQTLTFNGASYTFRYIGGKYDRIYFVQSTAEQGNVTYYLSYSNGTYKLTNDSNGSSASTLWFGEEQDPVDLSDIVGYYEPVSTSGGSTSGEGEGTLTPRPSESDRDTSSAKSGIIGIYIYDNTLTNATTVRYVTRTVDGSRITIAYSDLISATYDTAKNKLSFDQYVARPKLNASGEIEAIVVNGVEFVCKGEAGVVPPENLGLETAEYIGTTYAIRTTSYSQYFGATGADAIYVMGYDDTSSVYTVHVVAGSTIVEYKLTIAEDKKTISLYEKDGTTLLDTLTKFEWVFTDLPTVEITADLTANDFQKGLRLYKVQEAGWYSFTIPENAKGWKNLNPNDYTDFENAVEIKTGAVMYLNADELIAVYMETPAAVSVSVARPEAPVGTSESNPKALENGAATLDAFDLPAYYFTYTAPSAGDYLVNVLVDGYNVFVLYNVNGTPYGYGGAIEGWYGGVTYSNPYAAITVEDNLTLNIQVVGQDGWQKVTVSVSEDYSASATDLTLTGTPADNSLTATATAATGASYHIASTKGESVTVTGSAAFTVKVQGGDVVTAEQSGESFTATIPAGKDVYFKLESATQQTLTLSQTFAKGTEGYPEEVNVTGDTATITLRASVETEEGFEIVRGYYKVTAGSYSVSAPVSVDGVYVGIYVNGVQVFTESLTLKDGDVLCIEHDDDAGLTVTLTKLNYLFTEEQAGTYKGTGAVWGDPEAVTLTFDRFGNGTITVASMDGGTPFPIEIKLVGGVYRFTYNEEYSATISFEGGNILFNDSAQLWFDEAFTMKKPIDGRYTGLVAEYDSEIIIEADGTTVTYISADETMANKVTLTYNAATGTYSFTYYMGTVTLAISGNTIEVDDAGLTGTLTKQA